A genomic stretch from Komagataeibacter xylinus includes:
- a CDS encoding DegQ family serine endoprotease has product MLRDAMSDVVRSNTLSPRRFRTRLLASLVASTVAGAGLVCAPVARADETGVIRPDTQIQQLPNFVNLVKQVKPAVVSITARIKDADTGEEMGGGGGGMQGGFPFPFPFQMMPQQAHRTVEARGSGFVISPDGYVVTNNHVVKGATKVTVTLDDGTALPAKIVGRDSKTDIALLKVSPSGKLRFIELGDSDKVEPGEWVVAVGNPYGLGGTVTAGIVSARGRDIGDGPYDSFIQVDAPINRGNSGGPLFTQDGKVVGVNTAILSPSGGSIGIGFAIPSDTVKNIVEQLEKTGHVTRGYLGVTAQEITPSMASALGLKPSATGAPATGALVASVSVGSPAEKAGLKAGDVVTQLNGQNIDTPHTLAVNVASITPGTKASLSYLRNNKPQTATVLISSLGKGSTADGTVGDNAHDADKGPKLGVTLAPLTPDLRQQLGLEESVRGVVVSDVQPGSPAEQAGIHAGDVIQAVGEVPVENPRATVSAIRQAFQANHSVLLRVVRNGQSVFVAVSPNADDNDAPTGDDDDQ; this is encoded by the coding sequence ATGCTCAGGGATGCCATGTCAGACGTAGTACGGTCGAACACCCTTTCCCCCCGCCGGTTTCGCACGCGGTTGCTGGCCTCGCTGGTGGCCAGCACGGTTGCCGGGGCAGGGCTGGTCTGCGCACCTGTGGCGCGGGCCGATGAAACCGGGGTCATCCGCCCCGATACCCAGATCCAGCAGCTGCCTAACTTCGTCAATCTGGTCAAGCAGGTCAAACCGGCGGTGGTCTCGATCACGGCCCGCATCAAGGATGCTGACACGGGCGAGGAAATGGGCGGCGGTGGCGGCGGCATGCAGGGCGGCTTTCCGTTCCCGTTCCCTTTCCAGATGATGCCGCAGCAGGCGCACCGCACGGTCGAGGCGCGTGGCTCGGGCTTCGTCATCTCGCCCGATGGCTACGTCGTGACCAACAACCATGTGGTCAAGGGTGCGACCAAGGTCACGGTCACGCTTGATGATGGCACGGCGCTGCCCGCCAAGATCGTGGGCCGCGATTCAAAGACCGATATCGCCCTGCTCAAGGTCTCGCCCTCGGGCAAGCTGCGCTTTATCGAACTTGGCGACTCCGACAAGGTCGAGCCGGGTGAATGGGTGGTGGCCGTTGGCAACCCATACGGGCTTGGCGGCACGGTGACCGCAGGCATCGTCTCCGCGCGCGGGCGTGATATTGGCGATGGGCCGTATGATTCCTTCATTCAGGTGGACGCGCCCATCAATCGTGGCAATTCCGGTGGCCCGCTGTTTACGCAGGATGGCAAGGTGGTGGGGGTGAACACTGCCATTCTTTCGCCTTCGGGCGGGTCGATCGGCATTGGCTTCGCCATTCCGTCCGATACCGTGAAAAACATTGTCGAGCAGCTTGAAAAGACCGGCCATGTCACGCGCGGCTATCTGGGGGTAACGGCGCAGGAAATCACGCCGTCCATGGCCAGCGCGCTGGGGCTGAAGCCCTCGGCCACGGGGGCACCGGCCACCGGGGCGCTGGTAGCCAGTGTCAGCGTGGGCAGCCCGGCCGAGAAGGCGGGACTTAAGGCCGGTGACGTGGTGACCCAGCTCAATGGGCAGAATATCGATACGCCCCATACGCTGGCAGTCAATGTGGCCTCCATCACGCCCGGCACCAAGGCATCGCTGTCCTACCTGCGCAACAACAAGCCGCAGACGGCAACCGTGCTGATTTCAAGCCTGGGCAAGGGCAGCACGGCCGATGGCACTGTGGGTGACAACGCGCATGATGCCGACAAGGGTCCGAAACTGGGCGTAACCCTTGCCCCCCTTACGCCTGACCTGCGCCAGCAACTCGGGCTGGAAGAGAGCGTGCGCGGCGTGGTGGTGAGCGACGTGCAGCCCGGCTCGCCCGCCGAGCAGGCTGGTATCCATGCTGGTGATGTCATTCAGGCGGTGGGCGAAGTGCCGGTTGAAAACCCGCGCGCCACTGTCTCGGCCATAAGGCAGGCTTTCCAGGCCAATCACTCGGTGCTGCTGCGGGTCGTGCGCAACGGGCAGAGCGTGTTCGTGGCGGTCAGCCCCAATGCCGATGATAATGATGCGCCGACCGGTGATGATGACGATCAGTAA
- a CDS encoding nucleoside deaminase, translating to MTRPLPAYFMDIAMAEARAAALRGEVPVGAALAGPEGQVLARAGNRVEEWHDPSAHAEMQVMRAATRLRGGQRLADCTLYVTLEPCPMCAAAAVHFRIGRIVFGAYDPKGGGVEHGPRVFAQARCLHRPETVGGVREREAGALLRDFFARKRA from the coding sequence ATGACACGTCCGCTCCCGGCTTATTTCATGGATATTGCGATGGCAGAGGCGCGGGCCGCTGCGCTGCGCGGCGAGGTGCCGGTGGGGGCCGCCCTTGCCGGGCCGGAGGGGCAGGTGCTCGCGCGTGCGGGCAACCGGGTGGAGGAGTGGCATGATCCCTCCGCCCATGCCGAAATGCAGGTCATGCGCGCAGCGACCCGCCTGCGCGGTGGGCAGCGCCTGGCAGACTGCACGCTTTATGTCACGCTGGAGCCATGCCCCATGTGTGCAGCAGCGGCGGTGCATTTCCGTATCGGCCGGATTGTCTTTGGCGCCTATGACCCCAAGGGCGGGGGCGTGGAGCATGGCCCGCGGGTGTTTGCGCAAGCCCGCTGCCTGCACCGGCCCGAGACGGTGGGCGGCGTGCGCGAGCGCGAGGCCGGGGCGCTGCTACGGGATTTTTTTGCCCGGAAGCGTGCCTAA
- a CDS encoding RluA family pseudouridine synthase, whose amino-acid sequence MRQPSPRPASVQPTGSLPFTVLYRDNRFVVLDKPPGLPVHPGRKGGPSVEDWFPLLSRHRNGPWLAHRLDQDTAGCLVVALRKQALVAAQACFASGQARKTYWAIVHGTPAGLSGVVAAPLGRVEEAGQWRMQPNVQDAPPARTRWRVLGQGRDAAGEPISWLELVLETGRTHQARAHCALIGCPIRGDERYGAPTAGALHLMSRGINLPLDPPVRATAPPPDHMRRLMAEAGWVVPPANVEKETARCSPIL is encoded by the coding sequence ATGAGGCAACCTTCGCCCCGGCCTGCATCCGTGCAGCCCACTGGCTCCCTGCCGTTCACGGTTCTCTACCGTGACAACCGCTTCGTGGTGCTGGACAAGCCACCGGGGCTGCCGGTCCATCCCGGTCGAAAGGGCGGCCCGAGTGTGGAGGACTGGTTTCCCCTCCTGTCACGCCACCGCAACGGGCCATGGCTGGCGCACAGGCTGGATCAGGATACGGCAGGCTGTCTGGTCGTGGCGCTGCGCAAGCAGGCTTTGGTGGCGGCGCAGGCCTGTTTTGCTTCAGGCCAGGCCCGCAAGACCTACTGGGCCATCGTGCATGGCACGCCTGCAGGCCTGTCTGGCGTGGTCGCTGCCCCGCTTGGCCGCGTGGAAGAGGCCGGGCAGTGGCGCATGCAGCCCAATGTGCAGGATGCGCCGCCCGCGCGCACGCGGTGGCGGGTACTGGGGCAGGGCAGGGATGCGGCGGGTGAGCCCATAAGCTGGCTGGAACTGGTGCTGGAAACCGGGCGTACCCATCAGGCCCGCGCCCATTGTGCCCTGATCGGCTGCCCCATACGGGGAGATGAGCGCTATGGCGCGCCCACGGCCGGGGCGCTACACCTCATGAGCCGCGGCATCAATCTGCCGCTTGACCCGCCCGTGCGGGCCACGGCTCCCCCACCAGACCATATGCGCCGCCTTATGGCCGAAGCGGGCTGGGTCGTGCCGCCTGCCAACGTGGAAAAGGAAACAGCACGGTGTTCGCCCATACTCTGA
- a CDS encoding IS110 family transposase, which translates to MKDTVIGIDLAKNIFQVHGASRAGEVMFRKKLRRQQFMQFMATQPPALVVLEACGSAHYWARELAGAGHEVRLIAPQYVKPFVKRQKNDAADAEAIVIAARQPEMRFVEPRTEAQQARGVLFRARQRLVHQRTELVNALRAVLYEFGLVVPQGIAHIRHIEAMLDEAVLPEAVKQECLDLLRQISEQSVRIDVRTKKIRMLAQESENTCRLQSMPGVGPLTALAIEAFAPDLQSFRRGRDFAAWLGLVPRQFSSGGKERLGKISKAGQADIRRLLIMGAMTQVNWASRKAPAPGSWLARMLARKPRMLVAIALANRMARAIWAMATKQEDYRDPALSVAA; encoded by the coding sequence ATGAAGGATACAGTGATAGGCATTGATCTGGCAAAGAACATTTTCCAGGTTCATGGAGCTTCGCGTGCGGGCGAGGTGATGTTTCGCAAAAAGCTGCGTCGTCAGCAGTTTATGCAGTTCATGGCCACGCAGCCGCCTGCTCTGGTCGTTCTTGAAGCGTGCGGGAGCGCGCATTACTGGGCTCGCGAACTGGCAGGAGCTGGTCACGAGGTCAGACTGATCGCTCCGCAGTATGTGAAGCCTTTCGTGAAGCGCCAGAAGAACGATGCTGCTGATGCGGAAGCGATCGTCATTGCGGCCCGTCAGCCGGAAATGCGCTTTGTCGAACCACGCACTGAAGCGCAGCAGGCGCGTGGCGTTCTTTTCCGGGCCCGGCAGCGTCTGGTGCACCAGCGCACGGAACTGGTGAATGCCCTGCGTGCCGTTCTGTATGAATTCGGTCTCGTCGTGCCACAGGGGATTGCGCATATCAGACACATTGAAGCCATGCTGGATGAGGCGGTTCTGCCAGAGGCTGTGAAGCAGGAATGCCTTGATCTGCTGCGACAGATTTCGGAGCAGAGTGTGCGGATTGATGTCAGAACAAAGAAGATCAGGATGCTTGCCCAGGAAAGTGAAAACACCTGCAGATTGCAGAGCATGCCTGGAGTGGGTCCTCTGACCGCTCTTGCGATTGAAGCTTTTGCGCCTGACCTGCAGAGCTTCCGGCGCGGGCGCGACTTTGCTGCGTGGCTGGGGCTGGTGCCCCGTCAGTTCTCATCTGGCGGAAAGGAAAGGCTGGGGAAGATATCAAAAGCCGGGCAGGCTGATATCCGCAGGCTTCTCATCATGGGCGCCATGACCCAGGTGAACTGGGCCAGCCGTAAGGCCCCTGCACCGGGAAGCTGGCTGGCACGGATGCTGGCCCGCAAGCCCCGTATGCTGGTAGCCATTGCGCTGGCCAACAGGATGGCACGAGCCATCTGGGCCATGGCAACAAAACAGGAGGATTATCGGGATCCGGCCCTGTCCGTGGCAGCCTGA
- a CDS encoding histidine phosphatase family protein → MTIQTNHGNFLDTPQLEKGVTRFWLIRHALVEQNARMRLYGAMDVPLCPDSLVAQRGMYETLACRLPKPALWFTSPLSRTQHTARAIQKAGYGPHDWCVEPDLTEQSMGEWHGITHDTLPDKLSLPAHPFWSVGATELPPQGESMVQVCSRVGACLDRLAAEHEGQDMVVVSHGGAIRAALAHALRVHPETALHFSIQNLALSVIERLPEGWRIVTVNDLPLP, encoded by the coding sequence GTGACGATACAGACCAACCACGGCAATTTTCTTGATACCCCGCAACTGGAGAAGGGGGTGACCCGCTTCTGGCTGATCCGCCATGCCCTGGTGGAGCAGAATGCCCGCATGCGGCTGTATGGGGCGATGGATGTGCCGCTTTGCCCCGACAGCCTCGTGGCGCAGCGCGGGATGTACGAAACACTGGCCTGCCGCCTGCCAAAACCCGCTTTGTGGTTTACCTCGCCGCTGTCACGCACCCAGCATACCGCGCGCGCCATCCAGAAGGCTGGCTATGGCCCGCATGACTGGTGCGTGGAGCCTGACCTGACCGAACAGTCGATGGGCGAGTGGCACGGCATTACGCATGACACGCTGCCCGACAAGCTGAGCCTGCCTGCCCATCCGTTCTGGTCAGTGGGGGCAACCGAACTGCCGCCGCAGGGCGAAAGCATGGTGCAGGTGTGCTCGCGCGTGGGGGCCTGCCTTGACCGCCTTGCCGCCGAGCATGAGGGGCAGGACATGGTGGTGGTCAGCCATGGCGGAGCCATTCGCGCAGCCCTGGCCCATGCCCTGCGGGTTCACCCCGAAACGGCGCTGCATTTCTCCATCCAGAATCTGGCGCTAAGCGTGATCGAGCGCCTGCCGGAGGGATGGCGCATTGTAACCGTGAATGACCTGCCACTGCCCTGA
- the tnpC gene encoding IS66 family transposase: MTGDTDDIIALRAALAAAEARAQVAELRASTAEIRATDAEARAASAEAQIAHLKHLIARMRQDRFGASSERGRRLLAQLELELEELETTLAEDAPENAADPAVRATAPRSNRGRQPLRADLPRERVVIPAPTQCPCCGSDRLSKLGESVTETLEVIPRQFKVIQTVREKFTCRDCESITQPPAPFHPIARGRAGPWLLSTILCDKFLQHLPLNRQSDAFAREGIDLDTSTLADWVGACTATLAPLTTLIRAHVLAAQRLHADDTTVPVLAKGRTVTGRLWNYVRDDGPFGGPAPPAVWFRYSRDRKGEHPTDHLTGWTGILQSDAYAGYNTLAKPGRQPAPVVSAGCWAHGRRGLFKIAERDKAPLAIEAVGRIDAIFQAERTINGTPPEHRLAVRQTDIAPLVDDLFDWMRECCRRMSTKNPVTHAMNYFLRRADTFTRFLTDGRICLSNNAAERALRGIALGRKAWLFAGSDRGGERAAAMYSLIVTARLNDVDPHAWLADVLARINDIPNPRLHELLPWHWKAHQQVHNTIAA, from the coding sequence ATGACGGGAGACACGGACGACATCATCGCCTTGCGCGCAGCACTTGCCGCTGCCGAGGCGCGTGCCCAGGTCGCCGAACTCCGGGCGTCTACTGCCGAAATCCGGGCCACTGATGCAGAAGCGCGCGCGGCCAGCGCCGAAGCGCAGATTGCCCATCTCAAACATCTTATCGCGCGGATGCGCCAGGACCGTTTCGGCGCCTCGTCGGAGCGGGGGCGCCGCCTGCTGGCCCAGCTCGAACTCGAACTGGAAGAGCTGGAGACGACACTCGCCGAGGACGCGCCCGAAAATGCGGCGGATCCCGCCGTCCGCGCGACAGCACCCAGGAGCAACCGGGGGCGCCAGCCCCTGCGTGCCGATCTGCCGCGCGAGCGGGTCGTCATCCCCGCACCGACACAGTGTCCGTGCTGTGGCAGCGATCGTCTGAGCAAACTGGGGGAGAGCGTCACCGAGACGCTGGAGGTGATCCCGCGCCAGTTCAAGGTCATCCAGACGGTGCGGGAGAAGTTCACCTGCCGGGACTGCGAGAGCATCACCCAGCCACCCGCCCCCTTCCATCCGATCGCGCGCGGACGCGCCGGCCCATGGCTGCTGTCGACCATCCTGTGCGACAAGTTCCTGCAGCATCTGCCGCTGAACCGCCAGAGCGATGCCTTTGCCCGCGAAGGGATCGATCTCGACACATCAACGCTGGCCGACTGGGTGGGAGCCTGCACCGCGACGCTGGCCCCCCTGACTACGCTGATCCGGGCGCATGTGCTGGCGGCACAACGCCTGCACGCGGACGACACCACCGTGCCGGTTCTGGCGAAAGGCCGGACAGTCACCGGACGATTGTGGAATTATGTGCGTGATGATGGTCCATTTGGTGGGCCAGCACCGCCAGCCGTCTGGTTCCGGTATTCCCGGGACCGCAAGGGCGAACATCCCACGGACCATCTCACCGGCTGGACCGGCATTCTGCAGTCAGACGCCTATGCGGGTTATAATACTCTGGCGAAACCGGGACGCCAACCCGCGCCGGTTGTCTCCGCCGGATGCTGGGCCCACGGACGCAGAGGGCTGTTCAAAATCGCCGAGAGGGACAAGGCGCCCCTCGCCATAGAGGCAGTAGGCAGGATCGACGCCATATTCCAGGCCGAGCGCACCATCAACGGTACGCCCCCAGAACATCGGCTGGCAGTCCGTCAAACAGACATAGCCCCTCTGGTCGACGATCTGTTCGACTGGATGCGGGAGTGTTGCCGGCGCATGTCGACCAAAAATCCCGTTACCCACGCCATGAACTATTTTCTACGGCGTGCCGATACATTCACACGATTCCTCACTGACGGCCGGATCTGCCTCTCAAACAATGCAGCAGAACGCGCCCTGCGCGGCATCGCCCTGGGCAGGAAAGCCTGGTTGTTCGCCGGGTCCGATCGTGGCGGAGAGCGCGCCGCCGCCATGTATTCCCTGATCGTCACCGCGCGCCTGAACGATGTCGATCCCCATGCATGGCTCGCTGATGTCCTGGCACGGATCAATGACATTCCCAATCCACGCCTCCATGAACTCCTGCCCTGGCACTGGAAAGCCCACCAGCAGGTCCACAATACCATCGCCGCCTGA
- a CDS encoding SDR family oxidoreductase has protein sequence MQTILGANGQIATELARTLHQHHTGDLRLVSRNPRKVNDDDTLMAANLLDAEQTTQAVKGSRIVYFTAGLPPDSTLWEEQFPVMLKNALQACRAAGASFAYFDNTYMYPQNSAIQTEETRFAPVGRKGRVRAAMASMVLEEMVRRDIPVLIARAPEFYGPGKTQSFTNALIIDRLKAGRRPLVPVRDDTRRTLIWTPDASRGLATLGNTPDAYGQTWHLPCCDDRPTYRTFVTMASRIFGHAPSYSVIGKWPLIIAGIFSKKVREIRELLPRYEQDNLFDSTKFKRRFPEFSVTTYEEGLEVIRKE, from the coding sequence ATGCAGACAATTCTGGGCGCAAATGGCCAGATCGCCACGGAACTGGCGCGGACATTGCATCAGCATCATACGGGTGACCTGCGGCTTGTGAGCCGCAATCCCCGCAAGGTCAATGACGACGATACCCTTATGGCTGCGAACCTGCTGGATGCAGAGCAGACGACACAGGCGGTGAAAGGCAGCCGGATCGTCTATTTCACAGCCGGCCTGCCCCCGGACAGCACACTGTGGGAAGAGCAGTTTCCGGTCATGCTGAAGAACGCCCTGCAGGCATGCCGGGCGGCCGGGGCCAGTTTTGCCTATTTCGATAATACCTACATGTATCCGCAGAACAGCGCGATCCAGACGGAGGAAACACGCTTCGCCCCGGTTGGCCGGAAAGGGCGGGTGCGCGCTGCAATGGCGTCCATGGTGCTGGAAGAAATGGTCCGAAGAGACATCCCCGTGCTCATCGCCCGCGCACCGGAATTCTACGGCCCGGGGAAAACGCAGAGCTTCACCAATGCCCTGATCATTGACAGGCTGAAAGCGGGCAGAAGACCGCTGGTCCCGGTCCGTGACGATACGCGCCGGACCCTCATCTGGACACCGGATGCAAGCCGCGGGCTGGCAACCCTGGGCAACACACCGGATGCTTATGGCCAGACCTGGCATCTGCCATGCTGTGATGATCGGCCGACCTACAGGACATTCGTCACCATGGCGAGCAGGATTTTCGGGCACGCGCCCTCCTATTCGGTCATTGGAAAGTGGCCACTGATCATCGCAGGCATTTTTTCAAAAAAGGTGCGGGAGATTAGGGAACTGCTGCCACGCTACGAACAGGACAATCTCTTCGATTCAACGAAGTTCAAACGCCGTTTCCCCGAGTTTTCTGTCACGACATATGAGGAGGGTCTGGAAGTGATCAGGAAGGAATAG
- the tnpA gene encoding IS66-like element accessory protein TnpA, with protein MSDLRDRDAVLPASVAGSTAERLQRSGRETGERDRLAGASRIEIVSDRRRWHAPEFRARVVIASYESRRPIREVAAQFGIHPSLVFRWRREARAKGGTSFIPVMVAPAPEPQPLERRREQGTLSDRAVSLVFPDGVRLEFDTGLSADRLREIVGALRS; from the coding sequence ATGAGCGATTTAAGAGATAGGGACGCGGTACTACCTGCGAGTGTCGCAGGTAGTACCGCAGAGAGGCTCCAAAGGAGCGGTAGAGAGACAGGCGAGCGGGACAGGCTGGCGGGCGCCTCGCGGATCGAGATCGTTTCGGATCGCCGCCGCTGGCACGCCCCTGAATTTCGCGCGCGAGTGGTCATCGCGTCCTACGAGAGCCGACGCCCCATAAGGGAGGTGGCTGCACAGTTTGGGATCCATCCAAGTCTGGTGTTTCGCTGGCGGCGAGAGGCTCGGGCCAAAGGCGGGACATCGTTCATACCTGTCATGGTGGCCCCGGCCCCCGAGCCGCAGCCATTGGAGCGTCGGAGAGAACAGGGAACGCTGTCCGACCGAGCCGTCAGCCTGGTCTTTCCGGACGGTGTGCGGCTGGAGTTCGACACAGGGCTGTCCGCTGATCGTCTGCGTGAGATTGTGGGCGCACTACGATCATGA
- a CDS encoding alpha/beta fold hydrolase — protein sequence MPFVTTSDGVEIFYKDWGPKDARPIIFHHGWPLSADDWDTQMLFFLSRGFRVIAHDRRGHGRSAQVSDGHDMDHYAADASAVVEHLDLKNAIHVGHSTGGGQVARYVAQYGQPQGRVAKAVLISSVPPLMVQTDRSPEGAPIKVLDGLRAGLAASRAQFFLDVASGPFYGFNRPGAEVSEGTIRNWWRQGMMGSAKAHYEGIRAFSETDQTEDLKAITVPVLVLQGDDDQVVPYKNAAILQDRLLQNSTLKIYPGYPHGMHTTHADVVNADILAFITG from the coding sequence ATGCCCTTCGTCACGACATCCGACGGCGTAGAGATTTTCTACAAGGACTGGGGACCGAAGGACGCCCGGCCGATCATCTTCCATCATGGCTGGCCGCTCAGCGCCGATGACTGGGACACGCAGATGCTGTTCTTCCTGAGCAGGGGATTTCGTGTCATTGCGCATGACCGCCGCGGTCACGGACGTTCAGCGCAGGTCAGCGATGGTCATGACATGGACCATTATGCGGCCGACGCATCAGCCGTTGTTGAACATCTCGATCTGAAAAACGCCATTCATGTCGGGCATTCGACAGGGGGCGGGCAGGTTGCCCGCTATGTCGCGCAATATGGTCAGCCTCAGGGGCGTGTCGCCAAAGCCGTGCTCATCAGTTCCGTGCCGCCCTTGATGGTCCAGACGGATCGCAGTCCGGAAGGCGCACCGATCAAAGTGCTGGACGGACTTCGTGCCGGGCTGGCAGCCAGTCGCGCGCAGTTCTTTCTGGATGTAGCGAGCGGCCCGTTTTACGGTTTCAACCGTCCGGGCGCAGAAGTTTCAGAAGGAACGATCCGCAACTGGTGGCGTCAGGGCATGATGGGCAGTGCCAAGGCGCATTATGAAGGGATCAGGGCCTTCTCCGAAACGGATCAGACGGAGGACCTGAAAGCCATCACCGTGCCGGTGCTTGTGCTGCAGGGCGATGATGATCAGGTCGTGCCCTACAAGAATGCCGCGATCCTTCAGGATAGACTACTGCAGAACAGCACGTTGAAAATCTATCCCGGTTATCCGCATGGCATGCACACGACCCATGCAGACGTCGTCAATGCCGATATTCTGGCGTTTATTACCGGATGA
- the tnpB gene encoding IS66 family insertion sequence element accessory protein TnpB (TnpB, as the term is used for proteins encoded by IS66 family insertion elements, is considered an accessory protein, since TnpC, encoded by a neighboring gene, is a DDE family transposase.) → MIPLPSTLRIWLAAGVTDMRLGMPGLALKVQEALGRDPFAGDVYAFRGRRGDLVKLIWHDGIGLSLYAKRIERGHFLWPSAKDGAIHLSPSQLTCLLEGVDWRNPQKTWRPELAG, encoded by the coding sequence ATGATCCCGCTTCCCTCCACGCTGAGGATATGGCTGGCGGCCGGTGTAACCGATATGCGCCTGGGGATGCCCGGGCTGGCGTTGAAGGTCCAGGAAGCACTGGGTCGTGACCCTTTCGCGGGTGACGTCTATGCCTTCAGGGGCCGACGCGGCGACCTGGTGAAACTGATCTGGCACGATGGGATCGGCCTTTCCTTATATGCGAAGCGGATCGAGCGCGGGCATTTCCTGTGGCCTTCGGCAAAGGACGGAGCGATCCATCTCTCCCCGTCACAATTGACTTGTCTGCTGGAGGGTGTGGATTGGCGCAATCCGCAGAAAACATGGAGACCTGAACTGGCGGGATAA
- a CDS encoding IS5-like element IS1031A family transposase, whose product MVTWTGIARREHSREGLRYPSDMMDGEWALIMPFVPPAKRGGRPRTTDMREVVNAMLYIASAGCAWRLLPKCFPPVSTVRRYFYAWRDTGLFEVMNTVLVMSLREIEGREASPSAGVIDSQSVKTTESGGLSGYDAGKKVKGRKRHIVTDTCGFLIFLLVHAADIQDRDGAVDVLAAIRRRFPWLRHIFADGGYAGEKLRSALASMGKWTVEIIRRSDTVKGFQILPRRWVVERTFAWLGRCRRLAKDWEQSIASSTAWTLIASIRMLTRRTARHCQA is encoded by the coding sequence ATGGTGACATGGACTGGTATTGCCCGACGTGAACATAGCCGGGAAGGACTGCGATATCCATCGGATATGATGGACGGGGAATGGGCTTTGATCATGCCATTTGTGCCCCCTGCGAAACGGGGCGGTCGCCCTCGCACGACGGATATGCGCGAGGTGGTCAATGCGATGCTCTACATAGCCTCGGCCGGGTGCGCGTGGCGCCTGCTGCCGAAATGCTTTCCGCCGGTCTCGACTGTCAGGCGCTATTTCTACGCCTGGCGTGATACCGGGCTGTTCGAGGTCATGAATACGGTGCTGGTCATGAGCCTGCGCGAGATCGAGGGGCGTGAAGCCTCCCCGAGCGCGGGCGTGATTGACAGCCAGTCGGTGAAAACTACGGAAAGCGGCGGGCTTTCGGGCTATGACGCGGGCAAGAAGGTCAAGGGCCGCAAGCGCCATATCGTGACTGATACCTGCGGCTTCCTGATCTTTCTCCTCGTTCATGCCGCCGATATCCAGGATCGTGATGGGGCCGTTGATGTCCTGGCGGCAATACGCAGGCGCTTTCCCTGGCTGCGCCACATCTTCGCTGATGGCGGCTATGCTGGCGAGAAATTGCGATCCGCGCTCGCCTCCATGGGAAAATGGACGGTCGAAATCATCAGGCGGTCCGATACGGTGAAAGGCTTTCAGATCCTGCCGCGCCGCTGGGTGGTTGAACGGACATTCGCCTGGCTGGGACGGTGCAGGCGGCTCGCCAAAGATTGGGAACAATCCATTGCGTCCTCAACCGCATGGACATTGATCGCCTCGATCCGCATGCTCACACGACGGACAGCAAGGCATTGTCAAGCTTGA
- a CDS encoding MerR family transcriptional regulator, whose product MKIGELAQQTGLTTSKIRFYERIGLLKTVNRRPNGYRTYPPQAVLILGLITTAQRAGFTLDEIRTLLPSDLQHWDHDALMNALTRKIADIEALQARLAQSKAHLLRLVEDIQARPEDMDCAANARRVLTNVLMEPSKNLDVTPDDVRLLDRTDRRLSVSRGRSKKAVSA is encoded by the coding sequence ATGAAGATTGGAGAACTGGCGCAGCAAACCGGTCTTACGACTTCCAAAATCCGGTTCTATGAGCGCATTGGGCTGCTGAAAACGGTCAATCGCCGTCCCAACGGATACCGAACCTATCCACCGCAGGCCGTGCTGATCCTGGGGCTTATCACAACGGCGCAGCGGGCCGGATTTACGCTGGATGAAATCCGCACCCTGCTGCCCTCTGACCTGCAGCACTGGGACCATGATGCCCTCATGAATGCACTGACACGCAAGATTGCGGATATCGAGGCGCTACAGGCACGCCTGGCCCAGAGCAAAGCCCACCTCCTTCGTCTGGTTGAGGACATTCAGGCACGCCCTGAAGACATGGACTGTGCGGCCAATGCCCGTCGTGTCCTGACCAATGTGCTTATGGAGCCTTCCAAAAATCTGGACGTCACACCAGACGATGTGCGCCTTCTGGACAGGACGGATCGCCGTCTGTCCGTGAGCAGGGGGCGCAGCAAAAAAGCTGTTTCAGCTTAA